A DNA window from Boseongicola sp. contains the following coding sequences:
- a CDS encoding trimeric intracellular cation channel family protein — MTAGVFLDAASVFIFALTGALAASRAQLDIVGFLFFAALTAVGGGTVRDLLLDRHPVFWMDQPQVLGIAAIAAVSVFFTAHLVESRANWLTWLDAVALSIAVPAGLAAAVASGQTGIIAPIMGVLTGTLGGLMRDVVANEVPMVLRRGELYVTAAFLGAVAGWFAGTFGDALLAALVAAVVTFSLRAGSLIFGWKLPVYRSRPPR, encoded by the coding sequence ATGACTGCGGGAGTGTTTCTTGATGCCGCATCAGTCTTCATATTCGCCCTGACCGGCGCCCTGGCCGCATCACGCGCACAGCTGGACATCGTGGGTTTTTTATTCTTTGCCGCCCTAACAGCAGTCGGAGGCGGTACGGTTAGGGATCTTCTTTTGGATCGGCACCCTGTATTTTGGATGGACCAGCCCCAGGTTCTGGGGATTGCAGCAATTGCCGCTGTAAGCGTTTTCTTCACAGCGCATTTGGTCGAAAGCCGAGCGAATTGGCTAACCTGGTTAGATGCTGTCGCATTATCAATCGCGGTTCCGGCCGGATTGGCAGCGGCAGTTGCGAGTGGTCAAACGGGCATCATTGCCCCGATTATGGGAGTGTTAACCGGCACATTGGGTGGGTTAATGCGCGACGTCGTCGCCAACGAAGTGCCAATGGTTTTAAGGCGCGGTGAGCTTTATGTGACAGCTGCATTTCTGGGCGCAGTTGCGGGCTGGTTTGCTGGAACATTTGGTGACGCGTTGTTAGCGGCGCTTGTTGCCGCGGTTGTGACGTTTTCATTGCGAGCAGGATCATTGATATTCGGGTGGAAGTTGCCGGTCTATCGCTCACGCCCGCCCCGGTGA
- a CDS encoding SPFH/Band 7/PHB domain protein, with product MDLMEMILSSLSGGEWATILFAAFVIICIYKGVRIVSQSEKHVVERFGRLRTVMGPGINFIVPFLDRVAHEISILERQLPNASQDAITADNVLVQVETSVFYRITEPEKTVYRIRDVDAAIATTVAGIVRAEIGKMELDEVQSNRATLIATIKGFVEDAVDDWGIEVTRAEILDVNLDQATRDAMLQQLNAERERRAAVTRAEGERRAVELNADAELYAAEQAAKARRVQADAEAYATGVVARAIQENGLEAAQYQVALKQVESLNALGASPSSNTIVVPANALEAFGDAFKMLRGKA from the coding sequence ATGGATTTAATGGAAATGATTCTATCATCACTAAGCGGCGGCGAGTGGGCAACAATTCTGTTCGCCGCATTCGTTATTATCTGTATTTACAAGGGCGTACGGATCGTCTCGCAATCCGAAAAACACGTTGTCGAGCGTTTTGGCCGCCTGCGCACCGTCATGGGACCAGGAATCAACTTTATAGTGCCATTTTTGGATCGCGTAGCGCATGAAATATCGATTTTGGAGCGTCAGCTTCCCAACGCAAGTCAAGACGCAATCACCGCTGACAACGTCCTGGTTCAGGTAGAGACAAGCGTGTTTTACCGGATTACTGAGCCTGAAAAGACGGTTTACCGCATTCGCGACGTAGACGCGGCCATTGCGACAACAGTTGCCGGTATCGTTCGTGCTGAGATCGGTAAGATGGAGTTGGACGAAGTTCAGTCAAACAGGGCAACATTAATTGCGACAATCAAAGGGTTTGTGGAAGACGCTGTGGATGACTGGGGCATTGAGGTGACACGGGCTGAGATCCTTGACGTTAACCTCGACCAGGCCACCCGCGACGCCATGCTCCAACAGCTTAATGCCGAACGTGAACGGCGTGCCGCAGTTACTCGTGCCGAAGGCGAAAGGCGTGCTGTGGAGCTAAACGCCGACGCTGAACTTTACGCAGCCGAGCAGGCTGCAAAGGCGCGTCGCGTCCAGGCTGATGCCGAGGCCTATGCGACGGGCGTGGTAGCACGGGCCATTCAGGAAAATGGTCTCGAGGCTGCGCAATATCAGGTGGCACTAAAGCAAGTGGAATCTCTGAATGCATTGGGCGCAAGCCCATCCAGCAACACCATTGTTGTGCCCGCCAATGCTCTGGAAGCCTTCGGCGATGCGTTCAAGATGCTGCGCGGTAAAGCCTGA
- a CDS encoding glutathione S-transferase family protein: MTLTLYSMPSSGNSYKVRLLLSLMGKTFRHIGLEYETPEIEAAHRNRVLPLGKMPVLELPDGNKISESNAILWYLAEGSAWIPEDPVARAEMLGWMFFEQNRHETVIAVRAALRKYRSRAHLATTERMAELLEAGHSVLQIMDDRLKTHDYLAGERISIADISLYAYTHTAHEHGGFDMEQFEAIRSWLERISSLNGYVALNELPS, from the coding sequence ATGACTTTGACACTTTATTCCATGCCATCCTCGGGCAACAGTTATAAAGTTCGGCTTCTACTTTCATTGATGGGCAAGACATTTCGGCACATCGGGCTGGAGTATGAGACGCCAGAAATCGAGGCCGCCCACAGAAACCGGGTATTGCCGTTAGGGAAAATGCCTGTTCTTGAACTACCAGACGGCAACAAGATCTCCGAGTCCAATGCGATTTTGTGGTATCTGGCTGAAGGTTCCGCCTGGATTCCAGAAGACCCAGTTGCGCGCGCAGAGATGCTGGGTTGGATGTTCTTTGAGCAAAATCGCCACGAAACCGTGATTGCCGTAAGAGCGGCGCTCCGAAAATATAGGAGCCGCGCACATTTGGCGACAACCGAAAGAATGGCAGAATTGCTGGAAGCAGGTCATTCGGTTCTGCAAATCATGGATGATCGCCTAAAAACTCACGACTATCTCGCCGGTGAACGCATCTCGATTGCGGACATCTCGCTATACGCCTACACGCATACAGCACACGAACATGGCGGATTTGACATGGAACAGTTTGAAGCCATTCGAAGCTGGCTGGAGAGAATTTCAAGCTTGAATGGTTATGTTGCTCTAAACGAGCTTCCTTCGTGA
- a CDS encoding peptide deformylase: protein MALRTILLHPDPRLKSKAAPVVGIDDGLRRLADDMLETMYDAPGIGLAAPQLGIGKRLLVMDCVKEENEAPRPMVLINPEVTWSSDDIASYEEGCLSIPEQYAEVVRPAEVEVSWTDLEGASQSEKFDGLWATCVQHEIDHLNGKLFIDYLRPLKRQMITRKMVKLKREKARA from the coding sequence ATGGCACTTAGAACGATCCTTTTGCATCCTGATCCGCGGCTAAAATCCAAGGCCGCACCCGTCGTTGGTATTGATGACGGGTTGCGCCGTTTGGCCGACGACATGTTGGAGACAATGTACGATGCTCCAGGCATTGGATTGGCGGCTCCACAGCTTGGGATTGGGAAGCGACTGCTTGTTATGGACTGTGTGAAAGAAGAAAACGAAGCACCACGACCGATGGTTCTAATTAATCCGGAAGTTACTTGGTCGTCCGACGACATCGCTTCGTACGAAGAGGGGTGCCTGTCGATCCCCGAGCAATACGCTGAAGTTGTTCGCCCAGCTGAGGTCGAAGTAAGCTGGACGGATCTTGAGGGCGCGTCGCAATCCGAAAAATTCGATGGTTTGTGGGCCACCTGTGTGCAGCATGAAATCGACCACCTGAACGGGAAACTATTTATTGACTATCTGAGGCCCCTCAAACGCCAAATGATCACTCGCAAGATGGTGAAGCTGAAGCGGGAGAAGGCGCGAGCATGA
- a CDS encoding DNA polymerase IV, whose amino-acid sequence MPALCRDCLTTFDVERRCPACGRPRIMEHPELLTLSIAHMDCDAFYASVEKRDNPSLQDKPVIIGGGRRGVVSTACYIARIRGVRSAMPMFQALKLCPDAVVVKGRMSAYVEASREIRAMMDELTPVVEPLSLDEAFLDLTGTKRLHGYPPAVMLAKLVKRMEDELGLTGSIGLSHNKFLAKVASDLDKPRGFSIIGQAETHAFLSDKPVGLIWGVGAQTKSSLEKAGIRTFDDLHRWEKIDLVARFGSMGERLWHLARGEDRRRVSANAPVKSISNETTFGEDTSDAEVLDGHIWRLAENVSDRAKAKDRAGSVVTLKLKRSDHSLITKRTTLSDPTQIADRVYRTARSLFDQVSDQGPFRLIGVGISHITAADMADTGGDLLDPGAGTRASAERASDKIRARFGSDAIVKGRALR is encoded by the coding sequence ATGCCTGCCCTTTGTCGCGATTGCCTTACCACATTTGACGTCGAACGCAGATGCCCGGCCTGCGGCAGACCACGCATCATGGAACACCCGGAGCTTTTGACCCTGTCCATTGCGCACATGGATTGCGATGCCTTTTATGCCAGCGTCGAAAAGCGGGATAACCCTTCGCTGCAGGACAAGCCGGTGATTATTGGCGGAGGGCGACGCGGTGTCGTTTCAACGGCCTGCTATATTGCGCGTATTCGCGGAGTTCGCTCTGCCATGCCGATGTTTCAAGCTCTAAAACTTTGCCCTGATGCCGTGGTGGTGAAAGGTCGGATGAGCGCCTACGTGGAAGCATCGCGCGAGATCAGAGCAATGATGGACGAGCTTACACCTGTGGTCGAACCCTTGTCGCTAGACGAGGCTTTTCTGGATCTGACGGGAACCAAGCGTCTGCACGGATACCCGCCCGCCGTAATGTTGGCCAAACTGGTCAAGAGAATGGAAGACGAGTTGGGGCTTACCGGTTCGATCGGCCTAAGCCACAATAAATTTCTGGCAAAAGTCGCCTCGGATTTGGACAAGCCGCGAGGGTTTTCGATTATTGGGCAAGCCGAGACACATGCGTTTCTAAGCGACAAACCTGTGGGCTTGATTTGGGGCGTTGGTGCCCAAACAAAGTCGTCACTCGAAAAGGCTGGCATTCGCACTTTCGACGATTTGCATCGGTGGGAAAAAATAGATCTGGTTGCGCGATTTGGATCAATGGGCGAACGACTGTGGCACCTAGCGCGTGGTGAAGATCGACGACGTGTTTCCGCAAATGCCCCTGTTAAATCCATCTCCAACGAAACTACCTTTGGAGAAGACACCTCTGATGCAGAAGTGCTGGACGGGCACATTTGGCGGTTGGCCGAGAATGTTTCGGACCGTGCAAAAGCGAAGGATCGCGCCGGTAGTGTCGTAACACTAAAGCTGAAACGCTCGGACCACTCGTTGATTACCAAACGCACAACATTGAGCGATCCAACGCAAATTGCAGATCGGGTTTACAGGACAGCACGGTCTCTTTTTGATCAGGTGTCGGATCAGGGTCCATTCCGGCTAATCGGCGTCGGCATTTCCCACATCACCGCTGCCGATATGGCAGATACCGGAGGCGATCTATTGGATCCGGGCGCTGGTACCAGAGCAAGTGCAGAGCGAGCATCAGACAAGATTCGCGCGCGATTTGGGTCCGACGCAATCGTTAAAGGGCGTGCCTTGCGCTAG
- a CDS encoding methionyl-tRNA formyltransferase, translating into MRLIFMGTPAFSVPALDALVEAGHEVAAVYTQPPRPAGRGKKERRSPVHNRADQLGLEVRCPASLKEPKEEGAIADLNADAAVVVAYGLILPAPVLAAPKFGCLNIHASLLPRWRGAAPIHRAVMAGDQKTGISIMHMDIGLDTGPVLLTEETNIGETETTGDLHDRLAEMGAGLVAKALEGIENIKAVDQSEDAVTYAVKIDKSEARIDWSRAAAVIDRQIRALSPFPGAWCTIADERVKLLRSRTVRGSGEPGAHMGNFQIACGEGAIEVLEAQRSGKRPMEAQELLRGITLPDILE; encoded by the coding sequence ATGAGATTGATATTTATGGGAACCCCGGCCTTTTCAGTGCCCGCGCTTGATGCGTTGGTGGAAGCTGGTCACGAAGTTGCCGCTGTTTATACCCAGCCACCTCGCCCAGCAGGTCGCGGTAAAAAGGAACGGCGCTCGCCAGTTCATAATCGCGCAGATCAGTTAGGGTTAGAAGTTCGGTGTCCTGCTTCTTTAAAGGAGCCCAAAGAAGAGGGCGCCATCGCGGACCTTAATGCCGACGCGGCTGTTGTGGTCGCATATGGGCTGATCCTTCCTGCTCCCGTGCTTGCCGCCCCCAAATTCGGTTGCCTGAATATTCACGCGTCCCTCTTACCGCGCTGGCGCGGCGCGGCACCAATTCACCGTGCCGTCATGGCTGGCGATCAAAAGACGGGTATTTCGATTATGCATATGGATATTGGTCTCGATACTGGCCCGGTGCTTCTGACCGAGGAAACCAACATAGGTGAAACCGAGACGACCGGTGACCTGCATGATCGATTGGCGGAAATGGGCGCGGGTTTGGTTGCTAAAGCGCTTGAAGGTATTGAAAATATTAAAGCTGTTGATCAATCAGAAGATGCTGTGACTTACGCTGTCAAGATCGACAAGTCTGAGGCGCGCATTGATTGGTCACGTGCGGCGGCAGTTATTGATCGGCAAATTCGCGCACTCAGTCCGTTTCCCGGCGCTTGGTGTACGATCGCCGATGAACGTGTAAAATTGCTCCGCTCGCGCACCGTTAGAGGCAGTGGTGAACCGGGCGCGCACATGGGGAACTTTCAAATCGCTTGCGGCGAGGGTGCGATTGAAGTGCTTGAAGCCCAGCGGTCGGGTAAGCGCCCGATGGAAGCCCAAGAATTGCTGCGCGGCATCACACTTCCTGATATTCTGGAATAG
- the def gene encoding peptide deformylase produces MKPRPILQWPDKRLRTPASPVESVTDEIRLIWKEMVHIMNAMPGYGLAAPQIGVMQRLAVVDCSDERGRSILLANPEIIERSETEHVWPEASPNLPGVSAVVHRPDNVLVSFTNHEGLRVTERFQDLWATSVQHQIDHLNGQMFFDRLSRTKRQMLLKKAGKPSR; encoded by the coding sequence ATGAAGCCAAGGCCAATTCTTCAATGGCCTGACAAAAGACTGCGAACGCCTGCATCGCCGGTTGAATCGGTCACAGACGAAATCCGACTGATCTGGAAAGAGATGGTCCATATCATGAATGCGATGCCGGGCTATGGGCTTGCCGCGCCCCAAATCGGTGTAATGCAACGACTCGCGGTGGTAGACTGTTCCGACGAGCGTGGTCGATCGATTTTGCTGGCGAACCCCGAGATCATCGAGCGGTCTGAAACAGAACATGTATGGCCGGAAGCATCGCCAAATCTACCGGGTGTCTCTGCTGTCGTCCACAGACCGGATAATGTTCTGGTCTCCTTCACCAACCATGAAGGGTTACGGGTTACAGAACGGTTCCAAGATCTGTGGGCGACTTCAGTTCAACATCAGATTGACCATCTGAACGGGCAGATGTTTTTTGACAGGCTCAGCCGAACCAAACGTCAGATGCTCTTGAAGAAGGCAGGAAAGCCAAGTCGATGA
- the def gene encoding peptide deformylase codes for MIHPITLWPDDVLKKDCKKIDEINEDILSLAHDLLDTMYDSGGRGLAAPQIGKPLRMFVMDCGWKLSGNRNATVMINPEIIGRSDDVATGTEACLSIPGIEAEVERSKEVTMRWTVPDASITIQRLTGAEAVCAQHECDHLEGRVIFDLLSDDARAKLEQTYHS; via the coding sequence ATGATCCATCCAATTACACTTTGGCCAGACGACGTTCTTAAGAAGGATTGCAAAAAGATCGACGAGATCAACGAAGACATCCTTTCGCTTGCTCACGACCTGTTGGACACCATGTATGACTCGGGCGGGCGCGGCCTGGCTGCACCCCAGATCGGTAAACCTTTGCGGATGTTTGTTATGGATTGCGGGTGGAAGCTGTCTGGAAACCGCAACGCCACAGTTATGATCAATCCCGAGATCATCGGCCGGTCAGATGACGTCGCAACGGGTACGGAAGCGTGTCTGAGTATTCCAGGTATCGAGGCCGAAGTTGAGCGCTCAAAAGAAGTTACAATGCGTTGGACCGTGCCAGATGCCAGTATCACCATTCAACGACTGACCGGAGCAGAGGCTGTTTGCGCACAACATGAATGCGATCACCTTGAAGGGCGCGTCATATTTGATCTTCTTTCAGACGACGCACGCGCCAAACTTGAACAGACTTACCATTCATGA
- a CDS encoding NUDIX domain-containing protein, translating into MTEAFIGAKLAILVGDKIVTILRDDFPTIPYPDHWDLPGGGREGNETPQECVLRETFEELGLQFAHDDLLWAYNPPESWFFVTEKPNIDLESIRFGDEGQCWRLADISWFLESARTVPNQPDRLRKYLAVRKRYQR; encoded by the coding sequence GTGACAGAGGCGTTTATCGGGGCAAAACTCGCCATACTGGTTGGCGACAAGATTGTTACCATCCTGCGCGATGATTTCCCGACTATCCCGTATCCCGACCACTGGGATTTGCCTGGCGGTGGTCGAGAGGGAAATGAGACACCCCAAGAGTGCGTATTGCGGGAAACCTTCGAAGAACTAGGGCTTCAATTTGCCCATGATGACCTTCTGTGGGCGTACAATCCGCCCGAAAGTTGGTTTTTTGTAACAGAGAAACCAAACATCGATCTCGAAAGCATCCGGTTTGGCGACGAAGGTCAATGTTGGCGGTTGGCTGACATTTCATGGTTCCTTGAATCCGCCAGGACTGTGCCAAACCAGCCAGACCGATTGCGAAAATATCTTGCTGTCCGGAAACGGTATCAGCGATGA
- a CDS encoding transglycosylase SLT domain-containing protein: protein MAAAEGPKLNGPASMIKALATALFLTCLASPLSAQTARDVEIFDGSMVALRDGDWRAALQTAEGVSPVARDIIEWHRLRAGQGDFDSVQRFLDRRSDWPGLKLLRRRSEPNLPLGSRADDVLEFFAPQVPQTGAGAMSLVAAYRAKGFEADAEAEAVHAWLTHEISAADENRLLDWYGKALKPHHENRLDMLLWRNARKGAERMFKRVDKAHVALAKARIALRGNKNGVDKLVSAVPKALSSDPGLMFERMQWRAQKGRNAPAIDLMLAQSPDNLGEAARWGGWRRAFARAEMRQGRIENAYDLASQHGLTSGSHFADLEWISGYLALTYRNDPQAALGHFLKFRGAVDSPISLGRAGYWEGRTHEELGDAESARLSYLFGAEYQTSFYGQLAAEKAGVDMKPSMHAPIPANDWKQSGFADSSVFEAGRLLMASGELYLAMRFMTHLSESLSATDVARLGAFVLEEDQPHIAVMIGKRVAPTGTVVPFLYYPVADLGVSDMPVPAELALSIARRESEFNPGVTSGVGARGLMQVMPATAREVAGYLEIPYSKDRLLNDAAYNARIGIAYLDELMTVFDGNVVMVSAGYNAGPSRPMRWMENRGDPRRGRSDVIDWIEHIPFDETRNYVMRVAESMAVYRARLTGQPQPMTLSKELVSRNQHQRAALKGALLRPAPRPAPLTD from the coding sequence ATGGCCGCCGCTGAGGGGCCAAAATTGAACGGACCGGCATCTATGATCAAGGCCCTCGCCACGGCGCTTTTCCTGACTTGTCTGGCATCTCCGTTGTCTGCGCAAACCGCGCGCGACGTCGAGATATTTGACGGTTCTATGGTTGCGTTACGCGACGGCGATTGGCGTGCCGCACTACAAACCGCTGAGGGCGTCAGTCCAGTAGCCAGAGACATTATTGAATGGCATCGGCTCCGCGCCGGGCAGGGTGATTTTGATTCGGTTCAACGGTTTCTCGACCGTCGGTCAGATTGGCCGGGGCTGAAGCTGTTGCGACGCCGAAGTGAGCCAAATCTGCCACTGGGATCGCGCGCTGACGATGTTCTCGAGTTTTTTGCACCTCAGGTGCCCCAAACCGGTGCTGGGGCAATGTCGCTAGTCGCGGCTTATCGGGCAAAGGGATTTGAAGCAGACGCAGAGGCCGAAGCTGTTCACGCTTGGTTAACTCACGAAATATCTGCCGCCGATGAAAACCGATTGCTTGATTGGTATGGCAAAGCGCTCAAGCCACATCACGAAAATCGACTTGATATGCTGCTATGGCGTAATGCTCGCAAAGGCGCGGAGCGCATGTTTAAGCGCGTCGACAAAGCGCATGTCGCCCTTGCGAAAGCGCGCATTGCACTTCGCGGCAACAAAAATGGGGTCGATAAGCTCGTTTCGGCGGTTCCAAAGGCGCTGTCATCCGACCCAGGTTTGATGTTCGAGCGGATGCAGTGGCGCGCCCAAAAAGGCCGCAATGCTCCGGCGATCGACCTGATGTTGGCGCAAAGCCCCGATAACCTTGGGGAAGCAGCCCGGTGGGGTGGTTGGCGGCGGGCATTCGCCCGGGCTGAAATGCGGCAGGGCCGAATAGAGAATGCTTATGATCTGGCATCCCAACACGGGTTGACCAGCGGCTCCCACTTCGCCGATCTCGAGTGGATTTCCGGGTATTTGGCGCTCACCTACAGGAACGATCCGCAGGCCGCGCTGGGGCATTTCCTCAAGTTTCGCGGCGCGGTGGATTCGCCAATTTCACTTGGTCGCGCCGGATATTGGGAAGGCCGCACCCACGAAGAACTGGGTGACGCCGAGTCCGCAAGGCTTTCCTATCTATTCGGCGCAGAATACCAGACCAGTTTTTATGGACAGCTGGCCGCCGAGAAGGCTGGCGTCGACATGAAGCCTTCGATGCACGCGCCCATCCCTGCGAACGATTGGAAACAGTCGGGATTTGCCGATAGCTCCGTTTTTGAGGCGGGTCGTCTGTTGATGGCTTCTGGCGAGTTATATCTGGCAATGCGTTTCATGACTCACTTGTCAGAGTCACTAAGCGCCACGGACGTTGCCCGCTTGGGCGCATTCGTGTTGGAAGAGGACCAGCCGCATATTGCAGTGATGATCGGAAAACGTGTGGCGCCGACTGGAACGGTCGTGCCATTCCTCTATTATCCCGTCGCGGATTTGGGCGTTTCCGACATGCCGGTGCCCGCGGAACTTGCTCTATCAATTGCGCGACGTGAAAGCGAATTCAACCCCGGCGTCACCAGCGGAGTCGGCGCGCGTGGATTGATGCAAGTTATGCCGGCAACAGCCCGCGAAGTCGCAGGGTATCTGGAAATTCCCTATAGCAAAGATCGATTGCTCAACGACGCAGCCTACAACGCCCGCATTGGCATTGCATACTTGGATGAGCTGATGACCGTCTTTGACGGCAATGTCGTAATGGTTTCGGCAGGTTATAACGCTGGCCCCAGCCGTCCCATGCGATGGATGGAGAATCGCGGCGATCCCAGACGCGGTCGGAGCGATGTCATCGATTGGATTGAGCACATCCCGTTTGACGAAACCCGGAATTACGTCATGCGGGTTGCGGAAAGTATGGCCGTGTATCGCGCGCGACTTACTGGTCAACCTCAACCCATGACGCTTTCAAAAGAACTTGTATCGCGAAACCAACATCAGCGCGCCGCGCTGAAGGGAGCATTGCTTCGACCTGCGCCGCGGCCCGCTCCTCTCACCGACTAA
- the rnhA gene encoding ribonuclease HI produces MTKLFAFTDGACSGNPGSGGWGVVLQARSNDTVLKERGLSGGEVMTTNNRMELLAAINALEALERDSEITVVTDSTYVKNGVTTWIHSWKKNGWRTSAKKPVKNDDLWKRLDKAQLRHDVTWEWVKGHAGHPENEKADELARAGMEPFKPDSQK; encoded by the coding sequence GTGACCAAGCTGTTTGCGTTCACCGATGGCGCATGCTCGGGCAACCCCGGTTCCGGTGGTTGGGGCGTGGTGCTTCAGGCACGATCAAACGACACAGTTCTCAAAGAGCGCGGGTTAAGTGGCGGCGAAGTCATGACAACCAACAACCGCATGGAACTGTTGGCCGCCATCAATGCATTAGAAGCGCTGGAGCGCGACAGCGAAATTACAGTTGTCACTGATTCCACCTATGTCAAAAATGGCGTGACCACTTGGATTCACAGCTGGAAAAAGAATGGCTGGCGCACTTCGGCGAAGAAACCTGTGAAGAACGATGATCTATGGAAGCGATTGGATAAAGCTCAATTGCGGCACGATGTAACGTGGGAATGGGTTAAGGGACATGCTGGCCACCCGGAAAACGAAAAAGCTGACGAATTGGCGCGCGCAGGGATGGAGCCGTTTAAACCGGATTCTCAAAAATGA
- a CDS encoding putative C-S lyase: MQKDRSKCHDAHLSDAAFPGKILPLQVCQEIVGSRRPKFTDIAMEFDFDTPLPLRGAHTSKYDGIAKSFGVDDPDIIPMWVADMDFAAAPVIREALQKEIDRGYFGYFSNPAPMNAAVAAWMQSRHGWNIDPNWVRYTHGVVNGFADVLAAFSEVGDGVIVFSPVYHAFYRQAKAMGREIVESPLSVVDGKFEMDLEGLAAALKGHEKILTLCTPHNPGGRIWTAEELARVSAFCKAHDLFLISDEIHMDLTFPGAKFIPTAVAAPDCFDRLAVLTATQKGFNIAGGETGIAILPDDARRKIFDQVLVDREASPNRFGMVMLEAAFSEGQGWIDAAQEYIAENFRIFAERMNQLPGISVMDMQSTYLTWVDFTGTGMEDSEIKRRILHDAKIAASPGTQFGSGGVGHMRFNVALPRATLITAIERLETAFGDLQ, translated from the coding sequence ATGCAAAAGGATCGTTCTAAGTGCCATGACGCTCATCTAAGCGATGCAGCTTTCCCCGGCAAGATCCTGCCCTTGCAGGTTTGTCAGGAAATAGTAGGGTCACGACGACCCAAATTCACGGACATCGCCATGGAATTCGACTTCGACACTCCGTTGCCTCTTCGAGGAGCGCACACTTCTAAATATGACGGCATAGCGAAGTCATTCGGTGTCGATGATCCCGATATTATTCCTATGTGGGTTGCGGATATGGACTTTGCAGCGGCCCCGGTCATTCGCGAAGCATTACAAAAAGAGATCGACCGAGGCTATTTCGGATACTTTTCCAATCCTGCACCCATGAATGCTGCTGTCGCCGCTTGGATGCAGTCGCGTCACGGGTGGAACATCGATCCCAATTGGGTTCGTTACACGCACGGAGTTGTAAACGGTTTCGCAGACGTTCTGGCGGCGTTCTCGGAAGTTGGTGATGGCGTGATTGTGTTTTCACCAGTTTATCACGCCTTTTATCGTCAGGCCAAGGCGATGGGCCGCGAGATTGTCGAAAGTCCGCTATCGGTAGTTGATGGCAAATTCGAGATGGACCTAGAAGGGTTGGCTGCGGCTCTGAAAGGCCATGAGAAAATTCTGACTCTTTGCACGCCGCACAATCCGGGCGGTAGGATCTGGACTGCGGAAGAACTGGCCCGTGTTTCCGCCTTTTGCAAAGCGCACGATCTGTTTCTAATTTCAGATGAGATTCATATGGATCTTACATTTCCTGGCGCGAAATTCATTCCAACAGCGGTCGCTGCTCCGGATTGCTTCGACCGACTGGCAGTTCTTACGGCTACACAAAAGGGTTTCAATATTGCCGGAGGTGAGACTGGCATTGCAATTCTTCCTGATGACGCCAGACGCAAGATTTTCGATCAGGTCCTGGTGGACCGCGAAGCCTCGCCCAATCGGTTTGGTATGGTGATGTTGGAAGCCGCATTCTCAGAAGGCCAAGGTTGGATAGATGCCGCTCAAGAGTATATCGCAGAAAACTTTCGGATTTTCGCCGAGCGCATGAACCAACTTCCCGGAATTTCGGTTATGGACATGCAATCGACCTATCTGACCTGGGTTGATTTCACAGGAACCGGAATGGAGGATAGTGAGATCAAACGGCGCATTTTGCACGACGCCAAGATTGCCGCTAGTCCCGGCACGCAATTCGGGTCCGGTGGCGTAGGGCATATGCGATTCAACGTCGCCTTACCCAGAGCAACTCTGATCACAGCGATCGAACGACTCGAGACCGCCTTCGGTGACTTGCAGTAA